The Flavobacterium johnsoniae genomic sequence GTTTCTATTACAAATGATGCCAATTTAGCGAAGGATGGAATGCAGACGACTTTTGATTTTGGAAGTGCATTACTTAAAAATTACAAACAACCAGGTACTCCACATCAAGCCTATTCATTTGGATTAGAATATAGAGATCCTAAATTTTGGTGGCTTGGTGCGAATATAAATTATTTGGCAGAAAGTTATATTGATATTTCTCCGATTTCTAGAACTCCACAATTTTACATTAATCCAGCAAATAATTTTCCTTTTCCAGAAGCAACTTCTGAAAGAGGAAATGAATTATTAAAACAAGAAAAATTTGATCCTGTTTCATTGTTAAATATAAGTGGTGGAAAGTCTTGGCGCATTCGCAAAAAATATATCGGACTTTTTTCCAGCGTTAATAATGTATTCAATTCGATGTATAAAACTGGCGGATTTGAACAAGCAAGAAATGCAAACTTCAGAGCATTAAATCAAGATGTTTCTAGCGGAACGCCATCATTTGGACCTAAATATTATTACGGTTACGGAAGAACTTATTTTTTAAATCTCACAATTGGATTATAAATCAAAAAATTATTGGTTATGAAAAACATATTTTTAAATTCACTTTTTGGATTATCATTTTTAATTATTTGCAGTTGTAGTACCGAAGTCGAAACTCCAAAATTAGCATGTACACAACCTGATTTTACAGTAAATAAAACCGTCGAAAAAGTTTATGAACTTTCTGCTAATACAGCAAAACAATATTTATACGATGATGTAATTGAAGCTTATGTGGTGTCGAGTGATGAAGGCGGAAATTTTTTTAAAACTATTTCACTGCAAACAAAAAAGACCGAAAAAAATCCAGCAATTGGTTTCAGCGTTCCTATTGATGCCTCAAATACTTATATCGATTATCGTTTAGGAAACAAAGTTTATGTAAAACTTAAAAACCAATTTACAGATTTGTATTACGGTGGTTTAAGAATTGGCAGTTTGTATGTAAGTAATGCGGGAGATCCTACAATTGGGAGGATTTCTCAAAATGAATATAAAAATGTATTAAATGCTTCTTGTACGATAATTGAGGAAGATTTATTGGTTGAATCAATTTCTGTTGAAGAAGCATTAAATGATAGCAAGTTGAATACTTTAATAGAATTGAACGATGTTGAGTTTACAGAATCGGCTTTGGGACGCCATTATTTTGAAGAATCAAATAATGTTGGCGGATCGACAAATTGGAATTTACGAGATAAAACTGGAAATCAAATTATTTTTAGAACGAGTGCTTATGCAAAATTTGCAGATCATTTTGTGCCAGAAGGAAGCGGGAAAGTACGAGGAATTCTAACCAAATTCGGAACAGATTATCAATTGATGGTTCGCTTTGAAAGTGATATCGAAATGAATGGAAAAAGAAATACGCCTTTTTTTGCAGAAGATTTTCAATCGGTTAAAAACAATGTAAATTTTGCACTTCCTGGTTGGAGCAATATTGTAGAAAAAGCAGCCAAATTATGGAAAAGTATGGTGTACGCCGGAAACGGTTACGCAGAATTTAACACTACAAGCACAACCGCTGCCGAAAATGTTGCTTGGTTGGTTTCTCCTAAAATAAATCTAACAGGTTACAAAAATGCAGTTCTTTCTTTTAGAAGTGCACAACATGATTTAAAAATAGATTCACCTTTAAATACTTTGGAAATTTATGTTTCAACCAATTTTGATGGCTCAAGTGTTGCCAAAGCAAAATGGACAAAATTGGAAGCAAAAGTTCCAAATCTTTCCACTCCTGCACGCGAGTTTATAAGTTCTGGCGGAATTGATCTTTCGGCATATTCTGGAAATATCAATATTGCATTTAAATACATTGGTTCTGGAAAAGACAAAACCTTAAACGGCGCTTTTATGGTAGACGATATTAAGATATTTGGAGAAAAATAAAATGCGATTTAGGATTTAATAAATAATAAGTTGGTTTTTAGAGTTTTATTGAAAAGTTTGTAGTTTTTGTATTTCAAATTCCTGAAATTTAATGGAATTTTGTATTTTGGTCATCCCAAATCAATACAAATATCACATGAAAACCTACTTTATTGCCATCTTAATGATGGTTTTTCCATGCGTAATACATAGTCAGGACGCTCCAGTTCGACTTAAGCAAATCAACGTTGTAAAGACGAATTACCAAAACTCTAAAGACGGTGAAATTGTAAACAAAACATTCGTTTTTAAAGATGGCAAAGTTCAAACCATAACTACTTCAGATGTGGTGCAGCATTTCTTTTACAATAAAAATGGCTTACTTGATATGACAGTAAAAGATAAAGTTGGAAGTGACTGGAAAGAAGTAGTAAACTATAGTTACGATGCTGATAACAATATTACGAAGTTTGTAAAAAAATATCAGGAAGGGCCAAATTATATTACAAAAGTGGTTTCGTTTCTTTATGAAGGAGCAAGAATCAAAGTGACAACAAAAAAGAGTACTAATCATCAGAATTTAGTAGACGATATTGAATATTTGGTTGAAAATGGAATTATTGTCAGACGCACGTCACGCGACAGAAACAAAGCCATTATCGGAAAATTAGAATACGTTTATGTAAACGATAATGTATCAAAACATAAAGGATTGGTTGGAGATAAAATCTCTAAAACATATACTTATGATGATAAAAAATCGGTAGATCAATTAATTGTTCAAAGTCTTTTTGGAGATAATTACAAAGTAATTGTTCCGATGATTTCGTATCACGAAGAAGAGTTTCCGTTTGAATCGATTTCTTATAATAATGAAATGAATTTCAGTCCGTCTTCTACAGCATTAGTTGCAGTAAGCAGAAAGTACAAATACAATAAATTAAATTTTCCGATTTCTTGTTCTCAGATAGAAGAAAACGGAATTGTAAAAACGGAGAAAACCTTTATTTACGAATAAAGGGTTTTTATAAAAAGACCATTCAGAGGTGGAATTTTGCTGAGGTAAAACTTGGCGGAGTTCCATTTTTTTGTGATAATCATTTGGATATAAATTTAAAAACCAAATTGTGTAATTGATTGTAGCCGACAAATGATTAAATTTGCACCTTATTCAAGAATATGTTAGAAAAAGAAGTTATAAATTTTGAGAGAACGGTTATTGTTGGAATCGTTACTCAAAGTCAAAGTGAAGAGAAACTAAATGAATATTTAGACGAATTGGAGTTTTTGACTTTTACCGCTGGCGGTGAAGTTATTAAGCGCTTTTCGCAAAAAATGGAACGCCCAAATCCGAAGACTTTTGTTGGAACGGGAAAAATTGACGACATCAATCTCTATGTAAAAGAGAACAAAATATCGACCGTAATTTTTGATGATGAATTAACGCCTTCTCAGCAAAAAAATATTTCAAGAATTATTGATTGTAAAATTCTGGATAGAACGAATTTGATTCTGGATATTTTTGCACAAAGAGCAGAAACTTCATATGCAAGAACGCAGGTAGAATTGGCGCAGTGTATTTATTTACTGCCAAGACTTTCTGGTTTATGGACGCACCTTGAACGTCAAAAAGGGGGTATCGGTATGCGTGGGCCTGGAGAGACGGAGATTGAGACAGATAGACGTATTGTGCGTGATAGAATTTCGTTATTGAAAGAAAAAATCAAAACGATCGATAAACAAATGGGTATTCAGAGAAGTAATCGAGGCGCAATGGTTCGTGTGGCTTTAGTTGGATATACCAATGTTGGAAAATCGACTCTGATGAATGCCATTGGAAAAAGTGATGTTTTTGTTGAAAATAAATTGTTTGCAACTTTAGATACGACAGTTCGAAAAGTGGTTATCAAAAACCTTCCTTTCTTACTTTCTGATACAGTTGGATTTATTAGAAAATTACCAACGCAATTGGTAGATTCTTTTAAAAGTACTTTGGACGAGGTTCGCGAAGCAGATTTGCTTTTGCATGTTGTAGATATTTCACATCCAGATTTTGAAGATCATATTGAATCGGTTAATAAAATTTTGCAAGAAATCAAAAGTAACGATAAGCCAACGATTATGGTTTTTAACAAAATCGACGCTTACAAACACTTGACAATTGATGAAGACGATCTAATTACAGAAAGAACTCGTAAACATTATACGCTTAACGAATGGAAACAAACGTGGATGAGTAATGTTGGAGAAGATAAAGCATTGTTTATTTCGGCGAGACAAAAAGAAAACTTTGAAGAATTTAGAGAAAGGGTTTATGAAGCAGTTAGACAAATTCATATTACGCGTTTTCCTTATAATAAATTCTTGTATCCTGATTATAAGGATGCAGTTGAAAAGGAAGAAGAGCAGGAATAAATTAATTTAACGTAAAGAACGCTAAGGTTATATGCACAAAGTTCGCAAAGCTAAATTTATATATAGCTTTGCGAACTTTTTCTTTTATACAAAAAAACAACTAATAAAAATCTTAGCGTTTTTTGCGTTAAAACTAAGCAGTTTCCAGACTCAAATTAAAATCCAAAATTAACTCCTAAACCAAATACTTGTCTGGTTTGAAGTCCTCTGAAAGCATTATCATCATAAATTGCTTGAAAAGCAAAATTTGCAGATAAGAATTTATTAATTTTCATAATGATATTCAAAGAATAATTGATATCTACATTTTGCGGATCTTCTAAATAATTAGAATATAAATTCAGTGTATTTTCTGCCGTTACGTTGGTCATAATAGCGAGTTTATAATAAACAGATGCATAGAAACCAAGTTCGTAACGCATTGTTTTGCCTTCGTCAACTCCAAAATAATCGCCATCTACATAGGGCAAACCTGTAAATCTATCAATTCCGCTTGTATAAGCATTATCTACAAAAGTGAATTTTGAAGTTAGAGGCGCAAAGTTAATCTTCAGATTTTCATCTTTAGACCAATAAATACCAGGTCCAGTTGTAAGATATCCAGGTGACATAAACTTAGTTTGTTCTGTTCTGATTTCTTTTCCATTGGCATCTTGACCATAAATATAACCCGTTGTAAATTGGGTTCTAAAATTCAGAAAGAAAGAATAATACCAATCGCCAAAAGCTCTCTTACCAAGAATAGAGTTGAATTCTAATCTATCGTCGGTCTTTTTGCTAAAGTCGGTATTTTTGGTTTGGAGTATACCGTAAGAGGCAAGGACTTTATTATCCCAAGTTACGTCATCTTTTTTATAATTAAAATCATAATTGATTCCGAGTGTTCCAGAGAAACTGTCTTCTCCACCAGCAATCCAGTTGTTAAAACTCGATTGATTTAATAAAAGTGATA encodes the following:
- a CDS encoding DUF5689 domain-containing protein, with the protein product MKNIFLNSLFGLSFLIICSCSTEVETPKLACTQPDFTVNKTVEKVYELSANTAKQYLYDDVIEAYVVSSDEGGNFFKTISLQTKKTEKNPAIGFSVPIDASNTYIDYRLGNKVYVKLKNQFTDLYYGGLRIGSLYVSNAGDPTIGRISQNEYKNVLNASCTIIEEDLLVESISVEEALNDSKLNTLIELNDVEFTESALGRHYFEESNNVGGSTNWNLRDKTGNQIIFRTSAYAKFADHFVPEGSGKVRGILTKFGTDYQLMVRFESDIEMNGKRNTPFFAEDFQSVKNNVNFALPGWSNIVEKAAKLWKSMVYAGNGYAEFNTTSTTAAENVAWLVSPKINLTGYKNAVLSFRSAQHDLKIDSPLNTLEIYVSTNFDGSSVAKAKWTKLEAKVPNLSTPAREFISSGGIDLSAYSGNINIAFKYIGSGKDKTLNGAFMVDDIKIFGEK
- the hflX gene encoding GTPase HflX — its product is MLEKEVINFERTVIVGIVTQSQSEEKLNEYLDELEFLTFTAGGEVIKRFSQKMERPNPKTFVGTGKIDDINLYVKENKISTVIFDDELTPSQQKNISRIIDCKILDRTNLILDIFAQRAETSYARTQVELAQCIYLLPRLSGLWTHLERQKGGIGMRGPGETEIETDRRIVRDRISLLKEKIKTIDKQMGIQRSNRGAMVRVALVGYTNVGKSTLMNAIGKSDVFVENKLFATLDTTVRKVVIKNLPFLLSDTVGFIRKLPTQLVDSFKSTLDEVREADLLLHVVDISHPDFEDHIESVNKILQEIKSNDKPTIMVFNKIDAYKHLTIDEDDLITERTRKHYTLNEWKQTWMSNVGEDKALFISARQKENFEEFRERVYEAVRQIHITRFPYNKFLYPDYKDAVEKEEEQE
- a CDS encoding DUF3078 domain-containing protein; this encodes MRKIFLLLFVLANLTFVQAQNTEKELAQNTEKAVKKLNDTIEKEGWKAKGIVSLLLNQSSFNNWIAGGEDSFSGTLGINYDFNYKKDDVTWDNKVLASYGILQTKNTDFSKKTDDRLEFNSILGKRAFGDWYYSFFLNFRTQFTTGYIYGQDANGKEIRTEQTKFMSPGYLTTGPGIYWSKDENLKINFAPLTSKFTFVDNAYTSGIDRFTGLPYVDGDYFGVDEGKTMRYELGFYASVYYKLAIMTNVTAENTLNLYSNYLEDPQNVDINYSLNIIMKINKFLSANFAFQAIYDDNAFRGLQTRQVFGLGVNFGF